In one Parageobacillus genomosp. 1 genomic region, the following are encoded:
- a CDS encoding phasin family protein: MSILKKGLAFGLGLALASKEQVEKLIDELVKKGELSLEESKDIIDQWKQQTEERKAELQRIVREQIKQVIDKFDLVTKDELQQLEQRIRRLEEKEDK; encoded by the coding sequence ATGAGCATTCTCAAAAAAGGGCTGGCGTTTGGACTCGGATTGGCGTTAGCGAGCAAGGAACAAGTAGAAAAGCTAATTGACGAATTGGTGAAAAAAGGGGAATTGTCGCTCGAAGAATCGAAGGATATTATCGATCAGTGGAAGCAGCAAACAGAAGAAAGAAAAGCAGAATTGCAACGTATCGTGCGCGAACAGATCAAACAAGTGATCGATAAATTCGATTTGGTAACGAAAGACGAGCTGCAACAATTAGAGCAACGAATCCGCCGCTTAGAAGAAAAAGAAGACAAGTAA
- a CDS encoding ABC1 kinase family protein: MIGKRMRHMSRYRDIAVALLRHGFEMVVEEIGFSQFLPLPQRLRVDKKEKNGKTIGERIRLVLEELGPTFVKLGQLASTRPDLIPEQIIRELEKLQDQVPPFSFADVRRIIEEELGGELDHIFRSFEEAPLAAASIGQVHRAVLHSGEKVAVKIQRPHIAAIIETDLEILQDLTVLAERRLEWAVRYRIRDILDELSKSLRLELDYTVEARNAEKFSKQFQSDPTIYVPKVFWDYSTKKVLTMEYVEGIKLGELECLKQGGHNLKILAERLAKGMFQQIFMEGFFHGDPHPGNVLALPGDVIAFIDFGMVGRITPEMKYHLSSLIIALMRQSTDGVMKAIGDMGLMPDEVDVSQLRQDIEQVREKYYHIPLSQVSLGEAVQDLLHVAFRHSIRIPSDLTLLGKALLTVEGIVEKLDPDFSVIDFAEPFGRQLLKERMRPKNVAEMAWKRLSDYGELFVDLPKNVKELTRLMKQGKVRLEIGIPDLDFLLRKLDQISNRLSFSIVLLSFSIIMVGIIIGSSMGRQSTLLWKIPAIEIGFCVATLMFCWLLYSIFRSGRF; this comes from the coding sequence ATGATTGGCAAAAGAATGCGTCATATGAGCCGTTATCGAGATATCGCTGTTGCTTTGCTTCGCCATGGCTTTGAAATGGTGGTCGAGGAAATCGGATTTTCTCAGTTTCTTCCCCTTCCGCAACGGCTGCGTGTGGACAAAAAGGAGAAGAATGGAAAAACGATTGGCGAGCGCATCCGCCTTGTGCTCGAGGAATTAGGACCAACCTTCGTGAAATTAGGCCAGCTGGCCAGCACACGACCCGATTTAATTCCAGAACAAATTATTCGTGAACTGGAAAAATTGCAAGATCAAGTCCCGCCTTTTTCGTTTGCCGATGTTCGCCGTATTATCGAGGAGGAGCTGGGAGGGGAGCTGGACCATATTTTTCGGTCTTTTGAGGAAGCTCCCCTTGCCGCTGCTTCAATAGGACAAGTTCATCGGGCGGTCCTTCATTCCGGCGAAAAGGTGGCGGTGAAAATCCAGCGCCCGCATATTGCCGCGATCATTGAAACGGATTTGGAGATTCTTCAAGATTTGACCGTGCTCGCGGAACGCCGCTTAGAGTGGGCGGTGCGATATCGCATCCGTGATATATTGGACGAACTATCGAAATCGCTTCGTCTAGAACTCGATTACACCGTAGAAGCGCGCAATGCCGAGAAATTTTCCAAACAGTTTCAAAGCGATCCGACGATTTATGTGCCAAAAGTGTTTTGGGACTATTCCACAAAAAAAGTGCTGACGATGGAATATGTGGAGGGCATCAAACTTGGAGAACTGGAGTGTCTGAAACAGGGCGGCCATAACTTAAAAATTCTCGCGGAGCGGCTGGCAAAGGGAATGTTCCAGCAAATTTTTATGGAAGGCTTTTTTCATGGCGATCCCCATCCGGGAAATGTGTTAGCTTTGCCAGGAGACGTGATTGCGTTCATTGATTTCGGCATGGTGGGGCGAATCACTCCGGAAATGAAATATCACTTATCGTCCCTCATTATCGCTTTGATGCGCCAAAGCACTGATGGAGTCATGAAAGCGATCGGGGATATGGGCTTGATGCCAGATGAGGTAGATGTAAGCCAACTGCGTCAGGATATCGAGCAAGTAAGAGAAAAATATTATCATATTCCGTTGAGCCAAGTCAGCCTCGGCGAAGCGGTTCAGGATTTGCTTCACGTGGCGTTCCGCCACTCGATCCGCATTCCGAGCGATTTAACGTTGTTAGGGAAGGCGCTGCTGACGGTGGAAGGGATCGTGGAAAAACTGGATCCCGACTTTAGCGTTATCGACTTTGCCGAACCGTTTGGTCGCCAGCTGCTAAAGGAGCGGATGCGGCCGAAAAACGTAGCGGAAATGGCATGGAAACGCCTTTCCGATTATGGGGAACTGTTCGTGGATCTGCCAAAAAATGTTAAAGAATTAACGAGGCTGATGAAACAAGGAAAAGTACGCCTGGAGATCGGCATTCCGGATTTGGATTTTCTATTGAGAAAATTAGACCAAATCAGTAACCGCTTATCGTTTAGCATTGTTTTGCTTTCTTTCAGCATTATTATGGTCGGCATCATCATCGGCTCGTCGATGGGCCGACAATCAACATTGCTATGGAAAATCCCGGCGATCGAGATTGGCTTTTGCGTCGCTACCTTAATGTTTTGCTGGCTTTTATATTCGATTTTTCGATCGGGAAGGTTTTGA
- a CDS encoding transposase produces the protein MVLVPPKNTSCNCPICGHVAKESRPSRGQFCCRACGYAAPADNVAAENIRRAVVNSRTRQPIS, from the coding sequence GTGGTATTGGTTCCTCCGAAGAATACTTCCTGCAACTGTCCGATTTGCGGGCATGTTGCCAAAGAAAGCAGACCGTCAAGGGGTCAGTTTTGTTGTCGCGCTTGTGGGTACGCTGCCCCTGCCGACAACGTGGCTGCGGAAAATATCCGCAGGGCTGTAGTCAACAGCCGAACGCGGCAGCCAATTAGCTAG
- a CDS encoding FAD binding domain-containing protein: protein MFPNAFKYEAPTSVDEAIRLMDEYGYDGKVLAGGQSLLPMMKLRVAAPAVIIDINKLDELKGWSKVNGKLRIGAVTRQAELEHAIELREQFPLLSRTAHWVADPLIRNLGTVVGSLVHADPASDWGTAMLALNAVVEAQGPEGNRLIPIDEFLVDTFTTSLNENELAVALHLPIPTKPVAARYMKLKRKAGDFAIAGLAVQIAVDNDGRVSEAGIGICNCGPIPLRAVKAEEALIGERLTAKTIENVSKLVPENADPVSDLRGSADYKKDLLRVFAARALREIAEELHGKVGVQ, encoded by the coding sequence ATGTTTCCCAATGCATTCAAATACGAAGCACCGACATCTGTTGACGAAGCAATCCGCCTAATGGATGAGTACGGTTACGACGGCAAAGTATTGGCAGGCGGTCAAAGTCTATTACCAATGATGAAGTTACGGGTCGCGGCTCCCGCTGTAATTATTGATATTAATAAGCTCGATGAGCTTAAAGGATGGAGTAAAGTCAACGGGAAATTGCGGATCGGCGCGGTGACACGTCAAGCTGAGTTGGAGCATGCGATAGAACTCCGTGAACAATTTCCGCTTCTGTCCCGCACTGCCCACTGGGTTGCAGATCCATTGATTCGCAACCTCGGTACGGTTGTCGGTTCGCTCGTTCACGCAGATCCTGCCTCAGATTGGGGGACTGCGATGCTTGCCTTAAATGCGGTGGTGGAAGCACAAGGACCAGAGGGGAATCGATTGATTCCGATTGACGAGTTTTTGGTAGATACATTTACCACATCGCTGAATGAAAATGAACTTGCCGTTGCGTTGCACTTGCCAATTCCAACTAAACCTGTAGCTGCCCGTTATATGAAGCTCAAACGTAAAGCTGGCGATTTCGCAATTGCGGGGCTGGCTGTGCAGATCGCTGTTGACAATGACGGTCGTGTGTCTGAGGCAGGAATCGGCATATGCAATTGCGGGCCAATCCCTTTGCGAGCTGTTAAGGCAGAGGAGGCTCTCATAGGAGAACGTTTGACAGCGAAGACGATTGAGAACGTATCAAAACTTGTGCCGGAAAATGCAGATCCCGTTAGTGACCTACGGGGTAGCGCAGACTATAAGAAAGATCTTTTACGTGTGTTTGCTGCACGCGCACTTCGCGAAATCGCGGAAGAGTTGCATGGAAAGGTGGGAGTCCAATGA
- a CDS encoding (2Fe-2S)-binding protein → MKIRVKVNGQLYESDVDPRTLLVYYLRDELKLTGTHVGCDTTSCGACTVLLDGKAVKSCTVLAVQADGREVLTVEGLEKDGEMHPLQKAFWEEHALQCGYCTPGMLMASYALLQNNPAPTEEQIREGLSGNICRCTGYVNIVKAVKSAAQKMATQQESLEEVATSGTSTD, encoded by the coding sequence ATGAAGATCCGTGTCAAGGTTAATGGGCAACTGTACGAATCAGATGTTGACCCACGTACGTTGTTAGTCTATTACCTGCGTGATGAACTGAAACTAACGGGTACGCATGTCGGTTGTGATACAACGAGCTGTGGTGCTTGTACAGTGCTGTTGGACGGGAAAGCCGTCAAGTCGTGCACCGTATTGGCTGTGCAAGCGGATGGGCGTGAGGTGTTGACGGTCGAAGGATTGGAAAAAGACGGTGAAATGCATCCGTTGCAGAAAGCATTTTGGGAGGAACATGCCCTGCAGTGTGGCTACTGTACACCAGGTATGCTAATGGCTTCCTACGCACTGCTTCAGAACAATCCAGCGCCGACTGAGGAGCAAATTCGCGAGGGACTTTCTGGAAATATTTGTCGCTGTACAGGATATGTGAATATCGTGAAGGCGGTCAAGTCCGCTGCCCAAAAAATGGCTACTCAACAAGAATCATTAGAGGAGGTGGCCACAAGTGGCACTTCAACAGACTGA
- a CDS encoding aerobic carbon-monoxide dehydrogenase large subunit produces the protein MGKSIARKEDPRFLRGKGRYVDDVILPNMLYMSILRSPYAHARIRRIDTSAALAAPGVKLVLTGEDLAKMNLAWMPTLNGDQQMVLAVDKVLFQYQEVAAVVAETRAQAEDALQLIEVDYEPLPVVVDPFKALEPDAPILREDREKKSNHIWHWESGDREETENVFRDAPVVVKQDVRFQRVHPSPLEPCGCVADYNTATGRLTFYVTSQAPHVHRTVIAMLSGIPEHQIRVISPDVGGGFGNKVGVYPGYVCAVAASVKLGVPVKWIETRTENIASTSFARDFHMTCEIAAREDGKVLGLRVKTIADHGAFDAAANPTKFPAGLFNIVTGSYDFKAAFVEVDAVYTNKAPGGVAYRCSFRVTEAAYLIERTMDVLAQRLKMDPAELRFRNFIRKEQFPYKSPTGWVYDSGDYEKTLKLALERIGYDELRKEQAEKRARGEFMGIGISTFTEIVGGGPKNTFDILGIKMFDSAEIRIHPTGKVIARLGVRHQGQGHETTFAQIIAEELGLSADDVLIEEGDTDTAPYGLGTYASRSTPTAGAAAALCARRIREKARKIAAHLLEVGEDDVVWDGTAFSAKGLPGKSVTMKDVAFAAYTDVPDGVEPGLEATYYYDPPNLTFPHGAYIAVVDIDKGTGAVKVRRFLAVDDCGNVINPMIVEGQVHGGLTEGFAIAFMQDIPYDSNGNCLAPNWMDYLVPTALDTPHWETDRTVTPSPHHPIGAKGVGESPNVGSPAAFVNAVVDALSPLGVEHIDMPLYPWKIWEILRKHGINE, from the coding sequence ATGGGAAAATCGATTGCCCGCAAAGAGGATCCGCGGTTTCTTCGTGGGAAAGGTCGCTACGTGGATGATGTGATTCTTCCAAATATGCTTTATATGAGCATTTTACGCAGCCCGTACGCGCATGCGCGCATTCGTCGAATCGATACATCAGCTGCATTGGCCGCGCCCGGCGTCAAATTGGTGCTCACAGGTGAAGATCTGGCCAAAATGAACCTTGCGTGGATGCCGACTTTGAATGGCGACCAACAGATGGTGTTGGCTGTGGACAAGGTTCTGTTTCAGTACCAAGAAGTCGCCGCCGTCGTTGCGGAGACGCGCGCCCAAGCGGAAGACGCTCTGCAGTTGATCGAAGTCGATTACGAGCCATTGCCGGTTGTGGTGGATCCGTTCAAGGCGCTTGAGCCGGATGCTCCTATTCTCCGTGAAGATCGGGAGAAAAAGTCAAACCATATCTGGCACTGGGAGTCGGGAGATCGAGAAGAAACGGAGAACGTCTTTCGTGATGCACCGGTTGTCGTCAAGCAAGATGTGCGCTTCCAGCGTGTCCACCCTTCGCCGCTTGAGCCGTGTGGATGTGTCGCTGATTACAATACAGCGACAGGTCGGTTGACTTTTTATGTTACTTCCCAAGCACCTCATGTCCATCGAACTGTGATCGCGATGTTAAGCGGCATTCCTGAACATCAGATTCGCGTTATTTCGCCTGATGTTGGCGGAGGTTTCGGGAACAAAGTGGGTGTCTATCCAGGATATGTCTGTGCAGTTGCTGCTTCGGTGAAGTTGGGCGTGCCTGTGAAATGGATTGAAACGAGAACGGAAAATATCGCAAGCACTTCTTTCGCGCGCGATTTCCACATGACGTGCGAGATTGCTGCGCGCGAGGATGGCAAAGTGTTGGGACTGCGGGTGAAAACTATCGCCGACCATGGTGCCTTTGACGCGGCAGCCAATCCGACCAAATTCCCGGCTGGTCTGTTCAACATTGTGACAGGTTCGTATGATTTCAAGGCCGCGTTCGTCGAAGTGGATGCAGTTTATACGAACAAGGCTCCTGGGGGTGTTGCGTACCGCTGTTCATTCCGCGTCACAGAAGCAGCGTACCTGATTGAACGGACAATGGACGTACTGGCGCAAAGGTTGAAGATGGATCCGGCCGAACTGCGTTTCCGTAATTTCATCCGCAAGGAACAGTTTCCATACAAATCTCCGACCGGGTGGGTGTACGACAGCGGAGACTACGAAAAAACGTTGAAACTTGCCTTGGAACGGATTGGATATGACGAATTGCGCAAAGAACAGGCAGAGAAACGAGCACGCGGTGAATTCATGGGGATTGGCATCTCCACTTTTACGGAGATTGTCGGTGGAGGGCCAAAAAATACATTCGACATTCTTGGAATCAAGATGTTCGACAGCGCGGAAATTCGCATCCATCCAACTGGCAAGGTGATTGCGCGGCTCGGTGTGCGGCACCAAGGCCAAGGGCATGAGACGACATTCGCCCAAATCATCGCGGAAGAACTCGGACTGAGTGCGGATGACGTGTTGATTGAGGAAGGGGATACCGATACCGCTCCTTATGGATTAGGCACGTATGCCAGCCGCTCTACGCCGACAGCTGGGGCTGCTGCAGCGCTCTGCGCGCGCAGAATTCGCGAAAAGGCTCGCAAAATCGCCGCTCATCTGCTAGAAGTCGGTGAAGATGACGTTGTATGGGACGGCACCGCCTTTTCCGCAAAAGGTTTGCCTGGGAAATCGGTGACGATGAAAGATGTGGCTTTTGCCGCCTACACGGATGTGCCTGATGGCGTGGAGCCTGGTTTGGAAGCGACCTACTACTATGATCCTCCGAACCTCACTTTCCCTCACGGGGCCTACATCGCGGTGGTCGATATTGACAAGGGAACGGGAGCTGTCAAAGTGCGGCGGTTCTTGGCCGTTGATGATTGCGGCAACGTGATCAATCCGATGATCGTTGAGGGACAGGTACACGGAGGACTAACGGAAGGGTTTGCCATTGCGTTCATGCAAGATATTCCGTACGATTCAAACGGTAACTGTCTGGCGCCAAACTGGATGGACTATTTAGTCCCGACAGCTCTGGACACGCCACATTGGGAAACAGATCGGACGGTGACACCGTCGCCGCATCATCCGATTGGCGCAAAAGGCGTCGGAGAGTCGCCGAATGTCGGTTCTCCAGCCGCGTTTGTCAATGCGGTGGTGGATGCCCTGTCACCACTTGGCGTAGAGCACATTGACATGCCACTTTATCCATGGAAGATATGGGAAATTTTGAGAAAACACGGTATTAATGAATAA
- a CDS encoding XdhC family protein, giving the protein MDERAEPYVMVTVVRRVRPSSATVGDKAIVTADGKMIGFVGGHCTRELVINQAQECLRTGEKRLLLITPQPPAHVEEGVTVLSMTCASEGTVELFLEPKHVDPLLIIVGDSPIAHALEEMASRFAFVPRRISLEEVESSSSEEPLEILRNQLATFNNTTAYGVVATMGLYDSEGLLALAHCKLRYLGLVTSPKRWATVSSGLEVAGAPKEFIDFITAPAGLDIGAVGAQEIALSILAQIVERRRRDLNVQWEGQPEKGISESEALTANVDRATVSPIVVDPVCGMTVNLEKTQFRFELNGTTYGFCCSGCRDRFAKNPEAFLSHT; this is encoded by the coding sequence ATGGATGAACGAGCTGAACCGTATGTCATGGTGACGGTTGTCCGCCGTGTGCGACCAAGTTCAGCGACAGTTGGTGATAAGGCGATTGTGACAGCAGATGGAAAAATGATAGGTTTTGTAGGTGGGCATTGTACGCGGGAGTTAGTTATCAATCAAGCACAGGAGTGTCTTCGAACTGGAGAAAAAAGGCTTTTGCTTATAACCCCGCAGCCGCCGGCCCACGTGGAGGAAGGAGTTACAGTCCTTTCAATGACTTGTGCATCTGAAGGAACAGTTGAACTTTTTTTAGAACCGAAACATGTTGATCCTTTGTTGATTATTGTGGGGGATTCGCCGATTGCGCATGCTCTTGAAGAAATGGCATCCCGATTCGCCTTTGTGCCACGCCGGATCTCATTGGAGGAAGTGGAAAGCAGCAGTTCGGAAGAACCGTTGGAGATATTACGCAATCAACTTGCTACTTTCAACAATACAACGGCTTATGGTGTCGTGGCTACGATGGGTTTGTATGATAGTGAAGGCCTGTTGGCACTTGCCCATTGTAAGTTACGGTATTTGGGGTTGGTTACCAGTCCAAAGCGTTGGGCGACTGTAAGCAGCGGCTTAGAAGTGGCTGGGGCGCCAAAAGAATTTATTGACTTTATCACGGCTCCTGCGGGGTTAGACATTGGTGCTGTAGGAGCACAAGAGATTGCCCTTAGTATCCTTGCTCAAATCGTGGAACGTCGTCGCCGAGATTTGAATGTGCAGTGGGAAGGACAACCAGAAAAGGGGATTTCGGAGTCCGAAGCACTGACTGCAAACGTCGATCGTGCCACAGTATCTCCAATAGTGGTAGATCCGGTTTGTGGTATGACTGTAAACTTGGAGAAGACCCAATTCCGTTTTGAACTGAATGGGACTACATACGGCTTCTGCTGCTCTGGCTGCCGAGACCGTTTTGCAAAAAATCCGGAAGCATTTCTTAGTCACACATGA